One window from the genome of Alnus glutinosa chromosome 13, dhAlnGlut1.1, whole genome shotgun sequence encodes:
- the LOC133853627 gene encoding O-fucosyltransferase 30 encodes MNHLFHTNRPTRKPWLTKRPSRRSSLLTLLFSLLFLLSYYFLTPTSLSPISPFNKTSNSQFPQCISSQALIPGEKFLWYAPHSGFSNQLSEFKNAILMAAILNRTLIVPPVLDHHAVALGSCPKFRVSDPNEIRAAVWDHVVELLRTGRYVSMADIIDISLLVSSSVVRAIDFRGFASLWCGIKDFVCFNKSNEYLFDRLKQCGSLLSGLNGNVDKCTYAVSEDCRTTVWTYQNHDKDGVLDSFQPDEQVKKKKKISYVRRRRDVYKTLGPGSEAESASLLAFGSLFTSPYRDSELYIDIHDAPSDQRIQSLIEKIEFLPFVPEITSARKDFVDKNIKAPFLCAQLRLLDGQFKNHWKATFQSLKQKVESLRQSPHAIHIFVMTDLPEGNWTGSYLGDLSRDSNQFKLHFLREEDELVIKTARKVVAAGHGLRFGFVPDSLGMGGLKKHCPSERLPDVLLYIEEAVCSCASLGFVGTAGSTIAESVELMRKFATC; translated from the exons ATGAACCACCTCTTCCACACCAACAGGCCCACGCGCAAGCCATGGCTCACCAAAAGACCCTCTCGCAGATCCTCTCTCCTCACCCTCCTCTTCtccctcctcttcctcctctccTACTACTTCCTCACCCCAACTTCGCTCTCTCCCATCTCACCATTCAACAAAACCTCAAATTCCCAGTTCCCCCAATGCATTTCCTCTCAAGCGCTAATCCCAGGGGAAAAATTCCTCTGGTACGCGCCCCACAGTGGGTTCAGCAACCAGCTCTCCGAGTTCAAGAATGCGATCTTGATGGCCGCGATTCTCAACCGCACCTTGATTGTCCCTCCGGTTCTGGATCACCACGCCGTTGCTCTAGGGAGCTGCCCGAAGTTTAGGGTTTCGGATCCGAATGAGATTCGGGCTGCGGTTTGGGACCATGTGGTTGAGCTACTTAGGACTGGCAG GTATGTCTCCATGGCTGATATTATTGATATTTCGTTGCTAGTGTCTTCATCTGTTGTTCGAGCCATAGACTTCAGGGGTTTTGCATCCCTATGGTGCGGAATTAAAGATTTTGTTTGCTTCAACAAATCAAACGAGTATTTGTTTGATAGGCTAAAGCAATGTGGATCCCTACTATCTGGGCTTAATGGTAATGTGGATAAATGTACATATGCTGTAAGTGAAGATTGCAGGACTACAGTTTGGACATACCAAAATCATGATAAGGATGGTGTATTAGATTCGTTCCAACCTGATGAACaggtcaagaagaagaagaagatttcaTATGTTAGGAGACGAAGAGATGTATACAAGACTCTTGGACCCGGTTCTGAAGCTGAATCAGCCAGTCTACTGGCATTTGGAAGCCTTTTCACGTCTCCGTACAGAGATTCAGAGCTATACATTGATATTCATGATGCTCCAAGCGATCAAAGGATACAGTCTTTGATTGAGAAGATTGAATTTCTTCCATTTGTCCCTGAAATTACGAGTGCACGAAAGGATTTCGTTGATAAGAACATAAAGGCTCCTTTTCTTTGTGCACAGCTCAGATTGTTGGATGGGCAGTTCAAGAATCATTGGAAAGCTACTTTTCAGAGTTTGAAACAGAAAGTAGAATCTTTAAGACAGAGTCCTCACGCTATTCATATTTTTGTGATGACTGACCTTCCCGAAGGTAATTGGACTGGAAGTTACTTGGGGGATTTGAGTAGAGATTCAAATCAGTTTAAGCTGCATTTTCTGAGAGAAGAAGACGAGTTAGTGATCAAAACGGCCAGAAAAGTTGTGGCTGCTGGTCATGGCCTGAGGTTCGGGTTTGTTCCAGACAGTCTTGGAATGGGTGGATTAAAAAAACATTGCCCTTCTGAGAGATTACCTGATGTACTTCTTTACATAGAGGAAGCTGTTTGTAGCTGCGCTTCACTTGGTTTTGTTGGGACTGCTGGGTCAACTATTGCAGAGAGTGTAGAGCTGATGAGAAAATTTGCCACATGTTAG